gaaaaagatacagAGATGGCTGGGACTAGTAATGACATAAATGAGGATAACATTGCAGGTGAGGACCCTAAACAGTCAAATCTCAGAGCATCCACAGAAACACTTGTCCTAGAAAACTGTTATGAAAATGCTGAAGAAATAAGAAAAGACCTACAATCACCAACTAGAGTTGAAGAACCGCAACCAACTAAATCCATGAGGGATCTTCTAACTTATTCAGAACCCCTGACACCCATGTTGCAGAGTGTTATTGATGATTTTGTGTCAGAAGACGAAGAGGAACCTAAAATGCAAATAGTTGAAGCAGAGCAAGAAGAGACAATTGACAAAAATGCTGGTGACGAAAATAAAGACGAAAGAGTAGAAGAAAACGTTACAATCGAGATTTCCGATTCAGAGGACTTACGAGAGGAGACGAACCAAACTAAAACTACTGATGTCGATCTACCATCATCGTCTGATAAAAATGAACATGCAATAACAACATCCAAAACTAAAGAAACAGAAGTCACAACTGAAAAATCGACTACTTTATTAAGTGAGactaaaaatataactaatGAAAAAGACAGCTCTGAGGAGAAAAATACTGATGGCAGTAACACTAAAAGGTCGTCTGATATAACTCAGAATAATTCTGCCAGCATCACAGATACCCTCTTACCTGGAAATCAAGAAGCCTTTGAAGAAAAACAGAAACAAGTACCAGAAAAACGTAATCTGCGTTCAAACAAAAATGCAAATCTAGAAAATAGTCGAAAAAGAGCTAGTTCTCATGAACTGgaatcaaaaactacaaaaagaATTTTATCTAAACTGAAATCTATATCTGATTCTGAAAGATCTGTCCCAAGTAATGGAAATGTTTTTAAGGAGTCCAAGTTTTCTACTCTTAAACAAACTCTACCAGAAGAAAGTGTTAAAACGTCTTCAGatgtaaataatgaaaaatgtgaaaatacGTCTATACCAGAAGAAACTGTTAATAACTTACAAGATACTGTTATGAAAAGTTCTTCTGAAATTGAAAATCCTTGTTTAAAGAATGTAAGCTTATATGCTGAACAATTTTCAAAGGAAAaatacattgattctgataCAAGCAATAATGAAGATGACAAAACTGAAAAGGTAGAGAGAACTAAGACAAATGAGAATATAGAACAAAAAAATAAAGCAGAAAATGAGAAGATAGATGACAAAAAGAGCGAAGATAAAATTGACAAGACAGGTGATGGAGATGacgaaaatgagaaaaatagtGATAAAATTGCAGACACAGGTGATAAAAATAAGAAGATCGACGATAAAAATAAGAGATTGGAAgacaaaaataagaaaaaaattgaaagcaAAGAGAAAGCAGATGACAAAAACTCAGGTTTCAAATATAAGAAGAAAATCGAGATCACTGAGAAGACAAACGATAATATtaccaacataaaaaataataataaggagAAAATCGATAATAATAACAAGACACATGATGGAAATAGAAAAAATGGCAAAGCAAGTTCTAAAGCTGGTCAAACATCAGTTAATGACAATGGCGATGATGATGTTATGTTAAGATCGCATTCCGAATCTGTCACCGAGAGTGTCAATGAAGTGAGAAGAGGTCGGGACCGATCGGTTAGGCAACAGAGAGATGGCGCACTTGCTCATATGTTTGGATTTGCAAGCGGTAAGTCAATATTTAGGTGATCATATtgtgggcaaattttccaaataaAACTTGCATGAATGttatagtaaataaatatgcACTAATTGTCTTTTGTGTTAACAGGTATGTTATTTAATTGTAATaagtataaagtaaaaaaaaagctaaaataATCAAgcatcatttttaattttttgaaaaaattagggAAACACTTATTGATTCCCTTAAAAGTGATAAAGTTGGGATTTCTCAggaaaatataattaactacATAGCACTTGGATCGGTACTGCATGGAACAATTAGGGATGATtcatgccaacacgtggcgggcacgagccgtgctacgtacgaggcacggattcaaaacatgaCGAACATTtcatatgaagcagtttatgcttgaCGCCACACGGTAAAGCATGAACTGTTTATGCTGTGGTATGCCTTCATGTCAAAATCTTAATCTTGAGAAAAATGTTACTTCTATCAAATAGCTTCTTTTTTACTTAACTATGGAAGAATTATTAGTTTAACGGTCTCGATAATAACATATAATTGAACAGcctatgtttgtttgttattgtaattactaattattactatGCATGGTCATTTATTTAATTCAGAGATAACAAGACTAGCTAGCTTATCGAGTTTGGTgtcaaatcaaaatatatataggtagtaTATAAGTCTATGGCGTATGTGTATGGCGAGTGCGTTCCCAAAATTTATGAATTATAATGTATGTATCTATGTAGATTCGAAAAATAACGGGCTTTTTTACGTGGTGTTTTTAATGGGTAGTAAGGAAATCTAAGGCCTGGTAGCCACCAAAGCGGAGATAGGCGAAGATGTGTTTAACAGATCAATCAGCTGATTGCTTATGTACAGATAGATgaagtgaaaaaaaaactggtcaagtgcgagtcagactcgcgcactgagggttccgtattaaacagtcgtattttttcatcattttgtacaataaattaagactataatgcataaaaataaataaaaatctattttagaatgtacaggtaaagccctttcaaacgataccccacttggtatattaatcgtacattgaatgttgaaaatactgatatttgttcatgaacacattttaattttttttgtgatgtaaccacaaattcacggttttcggatttttccccttatgggTGCTATAAGactcctacctgccaaatttcatgattctaggtcaacgggaagtaccctataggtttcttaacagacacgaaaCCTTAAAAATCACATCATCTATCAGTAAGTTGATTGGTCTATTGACACATCGCCTATCTCCATTTTGGTGAAGTTTATCTTGTAAACTAATTTCATTTACAACTTATGTTATTTTTATGATTGAAGTTATGTTAATGAGTGGAGATGTGCCCATTagcatttcaaattcaaattaattactAAACTTAAGtgtacaggctgtaaccagaatgctagcaaaaacttagcgttattgttatactacctaaacacaattcaataccaataactatttgcctcatttgtagtttttgtgatttttcaaacccgcaatgtatagcgtgcaaaactcgggtcaatgccccgtctacgaggcggcattgacttcgagtggcctacttacacaATGTTCGTtggcctctagcgtcagtcagatgttttatttgcaatatattatcgtaaacttttacataattataggatttttgtatattatttttttccacgttttttttttgtggtatcatatcagtaatcatcagtctTTATAGTATCACCTGTTATCGTTTTTGCcatcgttctggttacattctgtatatcattcatataaaaattaaaaactaacatTTCTCTCTGTCTCGTCTTATTAGGGTTGGCAATGCATGGTATCTTGCTTATATTGTAAAAATGGATTGGCTTATCAATTGagtatgaataaatattttttgatctTTGTAGGGGGAACAAGTCGAAGACAGAGAAGAGGCACAGACCGTCGCAAACGTACCATATCACACTCGCATAAACAGTATGTATTAACTAATTGTATATGAATGttactttatagtttttttttgttttaactattattacactagctgatgcccgccacttctaaaacatcaaaaaaaacatccacattttcacatttataatatttttttttttttttttttaagaacattagccatgttaaacgactaatattcccctttcctctccaactaagcgtcaagcttgtgctatgagtaggtacgacaatagtgcaacgggcggggtttgaaccgtcgacctctcggttttcagtcctatcctttacctgtaggtaggtaggtaggacagtagagtcttagtaatagggtcccattggcacccttcggtttCGGAACCCCAATAAGGCgaagtttattttatagactttacttttttttaaacagcAATTATGGCAATGGGACCTCCGCATCAAGCGACTGGACGTCGGACACGGGGTCTGAGTATGTGTCGTCGCCACCGCGCCAGTTCGGCAGAAAGGGACGGATCACTAGGAAGTACTTGTAagttccatcatcatcatcgtaaaCGATCCACGCcgcggcccactactgagaacgggtctcttctcaaaatgagttatttttttttaaagaatattagccatgttaaatgactaatattcccctttcctctccaattaagcgtcaggcttgtgctaggagtaggtacgacaatagtgcaacgggcggggtttgaaccgtcgacctttcggttttcagtccactcctttaccggttgagctattgaggctcaaattactctgatacaagttagcccttgactgcaatctccgtggtaagttatgatgcagtccaagatggaagcgggctaacctggaagggttatggcagtttttttttatcaaacccacatccctttgatttctacacggcatgggtagaaaccaaaggctttcgtttagactttagaccatAGATCACCAAGCTAGCctagtgtggattggcagacttcacacacctgtaAGAACATTATGTTATGTAACAAAAAACGCCTATTAGAATTTAGTAGTTTTGAACATGAGTTGTAgtaagaaaaaaatatctatcTATTTAATCTATGGCATTGATTACTTTGGCTACTCTAAAGTCTACAGAATCTCGGTTAAAATGGGCAcctcaaaacagctgttctgtttggcggccgTGTTAACATCTAAGTTACATTTACTATcaagttttacttttttttaatgtttttattttaaataaatatttcccCTTTTAGGAAACCTAGATCAGTTCCAATATTATCACTTGAAGAGGAAGGTGGACTGTTTGTGAtgtataataagaaaatataccCCGTTGTTAAGGATGGGAAAACTGTTAAACACTATGCCACTTACACACCAGAGGGTGAGTGTTCTTAAGTTACCTATACACGACGACACTAAACACTCAGTCTATAGACCGAATGTCGAGGTGTGAAAACCACCGCGACACCGAGTTCCATCTCACCAACTTTAAAATAATTCGCGCATCGCactcgaaacacaataacgccAAATTAAACTGGACCTAATTAAGATCTTTGACTTAAAATCGTACATTCAGTatcaccgattttaatttcgctaGATTTCCGCTTAGAGCGCTGACTGTAGATAGATCGAGGCATAAGGTAGAGGCTAAATCCACGCCGAGACGAAGTCACAGCgtcatttattattaactagaggatgcccgcgacttcgtccgcgtggatttagtttttaaaaatcccgtgggaactctttgtttttccgggataaaaagtagcctatgtccttccccggggatgcaagctatctctgtaccaaatttccgaaaaatcagttgaacggctgagccgtgaaaagctagcagacagacagacacactttcgcatttataatattggtatggattatAAGTAAAGATAGTAGATACTATAGTTTGCgataggttaagatggcaatcggggtgtgcggggcattcccaccCCGATTCTCATTTCAAccttgtcgcatactatagttaGTAAATGGTTGACAAATTCCCAACATAGTCTTTGTATAGTGCGCAACTCAAAATATGACCTGCTACAGCTTATAACAAGGCAAGATAAACGTAGACCTGGGCTTAGACGAACACCCTGGCTTaggaaccttcgccagtggttcaACATGAGTACTAGGTCCCTGTTTAGGGCAGCGGTAAACAGTATCCAGTTAGCCTTAACTTTCACAATGTCTAAACATGGTCGATTGTATGCCCAATAAATTTACAATCGGACGTCGCGTCGTACATGCCACCCGTCATGTTCACAGAACCGCGCGCTATGACtttgaaggtttttttttagtagtgaactagcttatgctcgcgacttcgtccgcgtgaactacaaaatttcaaaaccctatttcacccccttaggagttgaattttcaaaaatcctttcttagcggatgcctacgtcataatagctatctgcatgccaaatttcagcccgatccgtccagtagtttgagctgtgcgttgatagatcagtcagtcagtcagtcagtcagtcagtcagtcagtcagtcagtcagtcagtcaccttttccttttatatatttaagatgttGTTTATGGTCAATTGGTTCATTCCGATTCATAcgcaaagaatattaaactctaTTTCTATAGAGGTAAAGCTTAAAATCGCCTGAAACGCGACTGCATCAGCTTGAAAATTTTTGGGTCAGATCTGACCCAAATCACCGACTGTCACCGACAGTCTTGGTCACGTGCTCGGCCACCTCTAGTGCAAATCGTTAAAAAGGAATGACTGCCAACCTCTGGTAGGAACTAGCACTAGAAGAAGAAGTCTTGGTATAATTCTTGATGTTTCTATTTCAGACGACTTTGATCAAGACGAGTCTTTTTGGAAGCTGAAATATGTAGAGGAAAAGAAAAAGAATGCCGAATTGacgaagtaattaattttataacttcATTATACAAACTTATACGGAAAATctcgatttgtttatcttttaagtcagCTTGGGAAAACTAAAGTAAATATTGACTATGCAGGTTGCTAAGCCAGTCGAAGGGAAAAGAGCAGCAAGGAGAGCCTAGTCGAGTTCCGCCAGTGCTGCCAACGACAGCGCAGTAAGTATAAATACTTCTTGATGTATGAAAATATAGTTTCTTAAagcattttttataaaaatggaattgacgtcattttacatgaaaaaaaaagcaaaaaaaggggtgtaatattttcagggtgAATTTatatatgtgagtttctttattccaccttaacttctaaatgcctgaacaaatttggatgtatggttagaatccttacatcacccccagtgacactggctataaattttttctaaaaattcaagatggcggctgtatggcgcTGTATTTTCGAATGTGAaaatttttactatttatatttagcaggtcagtcgtattttttattttttttaattacactgGCTAAACTTTAACTGAAAACTTAATATGACGTTTTGACATTAATATTCATAATACAAAACatgtaaaactttttaaatttattcagCAGCTAGACGATTTAATTTATTAGGATGATTGATtaggcgattgaaaaatcggccataagtataaataattgGCGTCTATCGAATTTCAGTAGTGAAACATGCATTGCGCCCGATTTTAGTACTATGATGTGCGATCGACTTATCACATATTTAAGTACTGAAGTAAGTTACGATATTAAGAGGTTCTTTAATATAAACTTGCTTTCCAGAAACAGTACTGCACTTGCAGTGAGAGAGGCCACACCACAACCTGAATCGACAAGAAATGTTCCAGGTACAGTTTCTTTGGTGTACATTATaaacgtggatttagatttcgaCGCCATCCCCGGCGCAGTGGACCAAAAGATAATCAACTGAGCTGGGAGACCAAGGCGTCCCAATTCAACTGCGTCTCTTGCGAACGTGTTCGCCCATTcgtgtacagtagccggcatgcaatattgtacatcgacctttagaatgagatttcggctttgcagaatgttgtctctgtcactcatacctatttaacgttttgtcggtctcaacgatagagaacgctctacgaaaccgcaatctctttctaaaggtcgatgtacaatattttctgccgcgtactgtggaATGGGCTtcgaagaaaaagaaaaatagacATTGCGTAGATAATAgcactataagtcccgcaaattgctattgcgccggAACCATATCtcttaacatcgaaatgacgtcatttttatgtcagccgaaataaaaatataccatcagctcgaaacttcagtctagtgctgacgtcactaaaatggcgtccccgcgcattagcaatttgcgggacttatagcggAATACatacaatggcaccgattccgttgtctttctctaaactaaatttagagtatctgcatccttttctttttaacaatgctaaaaagggacagaacataaactttacatttaaagactctaaattttagtgcacgctacaaatttaaacagtaggctcgcgactgtgtgCTAAAACAccggttttaccatctaaaaattaaatttaaaactgtcaaactgcatctgtccttttcatattacattcgTAAGAacagtatgcgaatactctaaaattaggttgtgctcagaatcagtaccaatgtctcATTTGTTCAAACGAGGTGGTTGTGTTTTCTAATGGACAGTGACAAACTTACCTTCCGCCttaggaaagtccaaaagtcatttgtgggtatgggtataaccttttataataaaatcccgcaaactattttggacttacctttgcacaagtttaaaaaatctattaaaaatatgctcctgaaaaaagatTACCTTAAGATTAAGATTAGagacacaattgaagattagctaaatgataaaagagcgtggatttgacctgcagctcgttccagcaacgcacaagactgcaaatactattttatacatggcataatcttgtacctatatcaaatatttgaaaagagcaaccgccgagtttcttgctggttcttctcggtaggaaaggcattccgaaccagtggtagatgcatccgactattcgatagtacttgtaaaagatgatttgaataaaaaagatttttttaaacatttatttttacagaaacTGCACTTGTGCCAAAAGCTGAGCCAAACCCATCTACAGAGGAGAAGAAgactgttaaaataaaattcattaaaaataatgaggtaattaattatttattgtctgtctgtgtgttagcttttcacagtctaACTGTTTAACCTTTTTTGACGAAAGTTGGTATAGATTGCTGTACAGCTTTCAGTCCTGGGAAGGGCATattagactactttttgtcccggaaaatcaaagagttcccaccagCGATATGAATATTCCACTAGATGGGGGACTTCATAGTAATCACTTGTTCTAAAGTACATCGATGTTCGCACTACTGTCAATAGTAATCCTCTTTGGAAGCAGTcagtttgtaaaaattaaacttgcgcGATAACTCTAAATTATTATACACAAAATGTATGTAGCTTTAGaacctatcatcatcaaccgatagacgtccactgctggacataggtctcttgtagggacttccacatgccaaggtcttgcgccgcctgattcCAGCCGCTCCCTGTGATTCGTCTGatgccgtccgtccacctagtggggggttcttccaacactgcgtcttccggtgcaaggtcgccattccagcacctacCTATAGTCAGTTCTAAATTATCTATGTTTGTAGAAACGCCTCACTTTATGTATGCAtttgtgacgacctccctggcacagtggtgagaactgtggtcttattagtaggaggtctcgggttcgattcccggcaaaaTTTGGAACTTTgtcatttctaaattttctctgatctggtctggtgggaggcttaggccgtggctagttaccacttggtatagttatcttacttcgaaaattgaaaatactaattactaaccgtagtgatgtaaccacatatttacggttttagaatttttccctttaggagtgctataagacctaccaacctaccaaatttcataactctaggtcaacgggaaatattctataggtttctcgacagatagacaacaaagtgatcctataagggttcctttttccttttgaggtacggaaccctacaaatgtCTTGGCACGCACTTGACCACGTTTTAATTTGTAGGAGGTGCAACTAGAAGGCCACTGGTCCCAACTCAGCCCGGTCCTGGCGCACGTGGCTCAACTGTTCCAAAAGGAACCAGATCCTGTAACAGCTAGCAGTGTGAGCTCCAAAACTGACTTACTGGCGCCCGAGCCTTTAGTGGAAAGTGGCAGGTCCACTCCCAGTGAAggtaatattcttattatatggccCGAACAGAATaccagcgttgtggttacaaTATCGTGTATCCACAACATTCAGatgagttcgggccttttcgttggcacgacatattgtagacactaggtacctatttgttggattagcttttaaggaatgttttttgtaaatatttgtgtttatcgtgtgttggatcaaccaataaatgtatttctattctattctattattacACTTCTTCAGGCTTTGTTCCTTGTCTACTCTTTGCAAAATTTCAGTTGATGAGTCTTTCAGTTAGTTAGGACTTACGACTTATCTTTTTATTGCGTGTGCGTGTGAGAGAACGTGTGCGTGCGCATGTGTGTACTACGTGCGTGTATAacgtgtaaaatttaactcctcgtgcgccattttaactttgtgtcgaatttcatgtcaaaagtacgattttagtccttatttcaaaggtaAGCCTTACTTTTGGCATGTCAGTTAActcatagagctaaaatggcgcgagagaaattattttgtatggactatatatGTGTGCGCGTGCGTATTTGAAATCTAAGGAGAAATTGCAAATTACTGTACATTTGGTCGAAGGATCGACTAACCCACATAATATGGAAGAGGTCCACTGAGTTATACCAAAATGTAGGACTCCCGTGAAACTATGTCAAGGCAAAACAGAAAACCTTTTTTACCTTTTGTAAAGCAAAAACTTTGTTATGGAAATATTTCTTTCAGAAGTGGTAGAAAAAGTCAACCAAAGAGAGAAAGAAATTGCGCAAGAAATCGAGAGGTATCACAAAGAAGAAGCGGCTACTATCGAAAATCCTCCGCAGACACAGAACGTTACAAAACGGTAACTAACTTCAAATAgaaaattcatattttaattgttttttaataatatgtcaAATCTTAATACTAAATGGTGCCTTCGTCCGTGTTAGTTCCGGTTTTATAAAATCCCTGgcgaattttttgattttccgggataaagaatcatcatcattctTCCTTCGCCTTCCTCGAAACGTAGTTTGGAGGtgatcatgcgaaaagcttctcaatttgattttccgggataaaagtagcgtatgccattctccaggtctttatctatacccatgcaaaaaatcacgtgaatccgttGCACTTTTGcgcgacgtcattgaaggacaaaccaacaaacaaacacactttcgcatttataataagggcactgatggGTAGATTCTAACAtatttgatactagctgatgcccgcgatttcgtacgcgtggatttaggttcttaaaaatcttgtgggaactcttaaattttccgggataaaaagtagcctatgtccttccccgggttgcaagctacctctgtaccaaatttcgtcaaaatcggttgaacggttgagccgtgaaaagctagcagacagacagacagacacactttcgcatttataatattagtatggatgttatgtaaaaaataattttgatctTTTCCAGCAGGGGCAGACCGAGAAAAACTTCTCCGGCCGTGCCTCCCAGTCCGGCAAAAATAGCTAAACTTGACGTCACTGAGCAAAAAGACACCACGGAACCGACAGAAAAAATACCACAAGAGGAAAACAATGCTACAGTCACTACCCGCACAAAAAGAACGCCAAGAAAGTTGCTCACAGGTTTGTGAGACTGTTataccacgggatttaaaaaattggtcaagtgggagtcggactcgcacacgaagggttccgtaccatcgtacaagattatgtactttttaatttacatggcggccattttgaaatgtttatattttgttgttgtagccgcaatagaaaatagaaatacacattatgtgaaaatttcaactccctaccttacctactacggttcatgagatacagcccgatgaaagacagacagacggacagcggaggcttagtaataggatgcCCTTGGCATGCTTACGGGatattacgcactcatccgatgcGAGTCCtgaattttgttttgtatggtagcttgaCATTATATCGTAGatgttttttatatccgtattttcacggattcggatcggatgagtgcgtgatcgctgttaggGTACGGGaccttaaaaatctaaatccacgcggatgaagtggcaagcatcagctagtacacaaTATAACACATCAAAGCCCGttgttttcatttcaaaattaagttatttattCGCAAAAGTCTTTACAGAAACAGTGGAAGTGAatcaaaatactataataagaACAAGGAGGACCACGCCAAGGAAATCTGTTGAAAAGATAACGGCTAGTAAACAGACTATCCCTGAAGATCCGGACGCTGATATCCGATACAAATTCCCTACCCAGCCGCCCGCGACCCGGCAATCTTATACAAAGACAAAAACAAACGCAGCGGCCAAAAATACGAgtcaaaaaaatactaaaaggTAGTGAGTAgatcttattttatatcattaatCGATGTTTAAGCTAATCGTGATCGCACATTATGGAAAGCGCGCCGCACGCGCGTTGTACGTCGAATGTCAATTATAGGGAATGTTACTCAACTTTTTTATAATAGAAAGGTTTTCATtatcagactagcttatgctcgcgacttcgtccgcgtggactacacaaatttcaaactcctatttcgcccccttaggggttgaattttcaaaaatcttttcttagcgatGCTTACgctaaaatagctatctgcgtgccaaatttcagcccgatacgtccagtagtttgagctgtgcattgatagatcagtcactcagtcaagccttttatatatttgtttacaattttgacgaaaaaatataaataaaatctgaCAGTGAAGTTCAAAGGTCCATAATAATTCATACAAATCTACTTTaaagtaagtatatgaatatacaataaataataaaaatttactcagattt
Above is a window of Maniola hyperantus chromosome 20, iAphHyp1.2, whole genome shotgun sequence DNA encoding:
- the LOC117991594 gene encoding transcriptional regulator ATRX-like isoform X4, encoding MSGKPYTMKEMKAIVDYLTEHRAYSEIKGRKMWMDLASSKVTNRTWQSLKETFLKRIRPDIHNPYYKLTKTQICSFQQGQDIEKRLNNRLQLRSTSNDSSDDLKEKDTEMAGTSNDINEDNIAGEDPKQSNLRASTETLVLENCYENAEEIRKDLQSPTRVEEPQPTKSMRDLLTYSEPLTPMLQSVIDDFVSEDEEEPKMQIVEAEQEETIDKNAGDENKDERVEENVTIEISDSEDLREETNQTKTTDVDLPSSSDKNEHAITTSKTKETEVTTEKSTTLLSETKNITNEKDSSEEKNTDGSNTKRSSDITQNNSASITDTLLPGNQEAFEEKQKQVPEKRNLRSNKNANLENSRKRASSHELESKTTKRILSKLKSISDSERSVPSNGNVFKESKFSTLKQTLPEESVKTSSDVNNEKCENTSIPEETVNNLQDTVMKSSSEIENPCLKNVSLYAEQFSKEKYIDSDTSNNEDDKTEKVERTKTNENIEQKNKAENEKIDDKKSEDKIDKTGDGDDENEKNSDKIADTGDKNKKIDDKNKRLEDKNKKKIESKEKADDKNSGFKYKKKIEITEKTNDNITNIKNNNKEKIDNNNKTHDGNRKNGKASSKAGQTSVNDNGDDDVMLRSHSESVTESVNEVRRGRDRSVRQQRDGALAHMFGFASGGTSRRQRRGTDRRKRTISHSHKHNYGNGTSASSDWTSDTGSEYVSSPPRQFGRKGRITRKYLKPRSVPILSLEEEGGLFVMYNKKIYPVVKDGKTVKHYATYTPEDDFDQDESFWKLKYVEEKKKNAELTKLLSQSKGKEQQGEPSRVPPVLPTTAQNSTALAVREATPQPESTRNVPETALVPKAEPNPSTEEKKTVKIKFIKNNEEVQLEGHWSQLSPVLAHVAQLFQKEPDPVTASSVSSKTDLLAPEPLVESGRSTPSEEVVEKVNQREKEIAQEIERYHKEEAATIENPPQTQNVTKRRGRPRKTSPAVPPSPAKIAKLDVTEQKDTTEPTEKIPQEENNATVTTRTKRTPRKLLTETVEVNQNTIIRTRRTTPRKSVEKITASKQTIPEDPDADIRYKFPTQPPATRQSYTKTKTNAAAKNTSQKNTKRYIWYLYQIVRQWCHARFGIGSESQRN